The following DNA comes from Candidatus Methylomirabilota bacterium.
GTAGATGAGATCAGGCCGATAAAGATAAACCGCGGTTATCTGAGACATGCCGAGGGGTCGCTACTCATTGAGGTCGGTGAGACCCGGGTCCTCTGCACGGCGACGGTAGAGGAGAAGGTCCCGCAGTTTCTGCGCGCGACCGGTCAGGGGTGGGTGACCGCCGAATATGGCATGCTCCCCCGCGCGACCACGACAAGAACGCCTCGGGAATCGGCGACCGGGCGCGCCAGCGGCCGGACCTTTGAGATTCAGCGTCTGATCGGCCGCTCCTTACGGGCTGTGATCGATCTGACGCGATTGGGGGAGCGAACGGTGCTGGTCGATTGCGACGTGATCCAGGCCGACGGCGGGACCCGAACCACCGCCATTACGGGGGCCTTTGTGGCGATGGCCGATGCGCTCGCTCGGCTCCAAGAGAACGGGCAACTGAAGGGGCCGCTCCTGAAGGATTTTGTCGCCGGCGTGAGCGTCGGGTATGTCGACGGGGAACTGTTGCTGGATCTGAACTACCCCGAGGACTCTATGGCCGACGTCGATATGAATGTCGTCATGACCGGCTCCGGGAGATTTGTTGAGGTCCAGGGGACCGCCGAGGAGATCCCTTTTGATAAGGCGCAGTTGGATGAGATGCTCGGCTTGGCGACACGAGGGATCGACCGGTTTGTCGACCTTCAACGGGGGTTGTTGGGGACTGAGATCAACGGCCTGAAGATGTAAAGATGTAGCTTGACATCGGGGGGCGAGGTTTCTAGAATGCAGGTAGTTGTAGCCACGGCCAACGCGGGCAAATTTCAAGAAATCGTCACGATCCTCAGCGACCTGAGGATCTCTTTTTGTTCGCTTGCGTCCCTTTATGGGTATGTGCCGCCGGTCGAGTCGGGAACCACGTACGCTGAGAACGCCGGGATCAAGGCTCGGGCCGTTGCGGCGTACAGCGGTTGCTGGGCGCTTGCAGACGATTCGGGGCTTGAGGTTGAAGCACTCGGGGGGCAACCGGGTGTGTACTCGAGCCGGTATCTCGGCCCAACGGCGACCGATCAGGAGCGCAACGAGCGGATCCTCGAGTTGTTGGAGGGGAAGCCGGCCTCTGAGCGTTGCGCCCGTTTCCGGTGTGTGGTGGCTCTGGCGGGCCCACAAGGCGAGTTGACCCTGTCGGATGGGAGTTGCGACGGAATCATCGCTGAAGCGCTCAGCGGTGGCGGTGGATTCGGCTACGATCCGATCTTCATTGTTTCGGACCTCGGACTCACGATGGCCGAACTTCCGCCGGATCTGAAGAATCGAGTCAGTCATCGTGCCCAGGCTCTTGGGAAGATCAAGCCGTTGTTGCGCCGCCTCTACCTCGCCGCGGCGTGAGCTGAGCGGCGGTTGATCTCGACCCCCAGGTCTGAGGGGACGAAGGACGGGGCGTGGCGCAGCCTGGTAGCGCACCTGCTTTGGGAGCAGGGAGTCGGAGGTTCAAATCCTCTCGCCCCGACCAAAAAGACAGGGTTCGGGGTATAGGGTAGAAGGGTAAGGGTTAAATCGATAGTTCAACGATTTATTATTTGTCCTAGACCCCTAAACACCTAACCCCTATACCCCTGCTGTTTTGCGCCTGTAGCTCAGCCCGGACAGAGCAACGGCCTCCGGAGCCGTGTGTCGCCCGTTCAAATCGGGCCAGGCGCGCCAGTTTAACAGTGAATAGTGATAAGTGGTCAGTGGTCAGGAAAAGAGCCCGCCGCCTTCACTAATTACTAGTCACTCATCACTGTTTTGCGAATGGTGAGCGTAGCTCAATGGCAGAGCACTGGACTGTGGCTCCAGGGGTTGAGGGTTCGAGTCCCTCCGTTCACCCCACGCGCCCATAGCTCAGTTGGATAGAGCGCCGGACTTCGAATCCGTAGGTCGGGAGTTCGAGTCTCCCTGGGCGCGCCACGATAAGACAGGGTTTAGGGCAGAGGGTGTAGGGTGTGGGGGACGAGACAGGATTGCGGCTTGATTCGTTTAACCCGACACCCGACCCCCCTATACCCTACACCCCGTTCTACTGCGCCCATAGCTCAGTCGGACAGAGCGGCTGCCTTCTAAGCAGTAGGTCGCAGGTTCGAGTCCTGCTGGGCGCGCCATGAAAAGATCGGGTGGAGGGTGTGGGGTGTAGGGTATAAAAACAGGATCCAAGTTTGGGAGGCGCGCCGTGCTTTTAACCCTATACCCTATACCCTAAACCCTATACCCTGATGTCATGGGGCCGTTAGCTCAGTTGGTAGAGCAGCTGACTCTTAATCAGCGGGTCGTAGGTTCGAGTCCTACACGGCCCACCACCCCTAACTGCCGGCAGTCCGGCTTTCCGACTATTCCCACCGTCATTCGCGGCCATCCACATTCATTCAAACCTCATTCCACTGGAAGCAGTCCCGTTCGTTGTGGAGCAATGGAGCGAGGTGGGACTGCTCGTCCCTGCGACTCGATCTTGGGAGTTGTCGCTGTGGGCCATGGGGTCTATTTGGTCCTCGCTCGACGTTTTGGCGCCACAGCGGTTACGGTAGATCAGACATGGGTGGGTATCGATGCTGGTGCCCGCGTTGAGTTGAAATGATTCGGGGGAGACGGCATGACACCATCGTGGGAGCAAACGGTCGAGCAGGGGTTCGCTACGCTGGAGGTGTCGGCGCAGGTGCGCGCTGAGGCGCTCCGGCGCCTTCGGATCTGGTTCGAGGGAGAGCAGTTTGAGCCGTATCGGCCGCAACTGGTCCGCCTGATCGGTCGCGAGCAGTGGGAGTTTCTGCTCGACTCGTTCCGTCGTGTGATCCCCTTTGGCACCGGCGGCCGGCGCGGCCCGGTCGGCATCGGCATTAACCGGATCAATCGCTACACCGTGGCGACCGCCGTCCAGGGCCACGTCGAGTACCTGCGCCGGCGGTATGGCGACGAGCCGCTCTCGGTCGTCGTGGCCTTTGACTGTCGCATCTACAAAGACCTGCGTGGACGGTACGATCCGTCGCTACCGAATCCGCTGCTCGGCGTTCGCTCGCGCGACTTCGCGCAACTAGCCACCGAGATCTACGCCGGCAACGGGATCACCGTGTGGACGGTTCGAGGGAGCGACCTGCTCCTCTCGACGCCTGAGCTGTCGTTTGCCATTCGGCATCTGGGCGCCAGCGGCGGCCTGAATATCTCCGCGTCCCACAACCATCCCGACGATAACGGCATGAAGTTCTATACCGAGTACGGTGGGCAGCCGGTCCCGCCCCGCGATGACGAGATGGCCAAAGCGGTGCAGGCTGTGCAGGAAGTCCGGAAGATGCCGTTCGAGCAGGCAGCGCAAGACAATCTGGTGAGGTGGTGGGGACCGGCTAAGCATGAGGCCTACCTCGAGGCGAGCCTGGCCCGTTCGATCGAGCGCGAGGCACGCGACGCGTTCATTGTCTATAGCCCGCTCAACGGCGCCGGCCGACGAACCGTCTATGACCTGCTCACCAAGGCCGGCTTCCGTGTGGCGCTGGTGGCGAGTCAAGCCGACCCCGACGGAGAGTTTCCCGACGTACCCAATCGGATGCCCAATCCGGAGCTGCCTGAGGCACTGGATCGAGCCGCCGCGGAGATGCACCGCCTGGAGGCAGATGCGGCGTTTGCCACCGATCCGGATGCCGATCGGTTGGGTGTCGTGATTCGAACAGCCCAGGGCGATCGGTTTCTGAACGGCAACCAGATCGCGGCCTTGCTCACCACGTGGATCATCGAACGCCGCACGGCGCGTGGCGAGATGCCCCCGCATCCGTTTGTGGTCAAGACCTGTGTCACCACGAAACTGATGACGGCCATCGCCCGGGCGTACGGAGTGGCGATCATCGGCGATCTGCCGGTCGGCTTTAAGCACATCGGCGACGTCCTGGAGGCCGTGGCTCGTACCGGTCGCTATCACGACATGGTAGCGACCCCTGATGACTTTCTCTGTGCGGCCGAGGAGAGCCACGGGGTGCTGGTGACCCCAGAGCTGCGCGACAAGGACGCGGCCGGCGGCGCTCTCCTCGTTGCCGAGTACATTGCGGCCCTCAAACGCCACGGCAAGACCTTACAGGACGAACTCGAGCGCCTGTACGATCGGTACGGTTACGTGGCCCACAGCGCCTATTCGCTGATCCTGGAGGGCGGGGTGGGGGAGGAGCGCATCAGAAATATGATGGTGGCGCTCCGACGCCGGCAGCCACCGGAGTTGGTGGGCTGTCGGTTGATCCAGACGGTTGACTATCAGGATGAGGACCGCTATGGCCC
Coding sequences within:
- a CDS encoding phospho-sugar mutase, whose translation is MTPSWEQTVEQGFATLEVSAQVRAEALRRLRIWFEGEQFEPYRPQLVRLIGREQWEFLLDSFRRVIPFGTGGRRGPVGIGINRINRYTVATAVQGHVEYLRRRYGDEPLSVVVAFDCRIYKDLRGRYDPSLPNPLLGVRSRDFAQLATEIYAGNGITVWTVRGSDLLLSTPELSFAIRHLGASGGLNISASHNHPDDNGMKFYTEYGGQPVPPRDDEMAKAVQAVQEVRKMPFEQAAQDNLVRWWGPAKHEAYLEASLARSIEREARDAFIVYSPLNGAGRRTVYDLLTKAGFRVALVASQADPDGEFPDVPNRMPNPELPEALDRAAAEMHRLEADAAFATDPDADRLGVVIRTAQGDRFLNGNQIAALLTTWIIERRTARGEMPPHPFVVKTCVTTKLMTAIARAYGVAIIGDLPVGFKHIGDVLEAVARTGRYHDMVATPDDFLCAAEESHGVLVTPELRDKDAAGGALLVAEYIAALKRHGKTLQDELERLYDRYGYVAHSAYSLILEGGVGEERIRNMMVALRRRQPPELVGCRLIQTVDYQDEDRYGPITSETDLASRNILAFFFDQDLKVTVRPSGTEPKLKMYVEAGGPVGAADRPKIDQMVEEATRQMAAHLWDLIT
- the rdgB gene encoding non-canonical purine NTP pyrophosphatase, RdgB/HAM1 family, with the protein product MQVVVATANAGKFQEIVTILSDLRISFCSLASLYGYVPPVESGTTYAENAGIKARAVAAYSGCWALADDSGLEVEALGGQPGVYSSRYLGPTATDQERNERILELLEGKPASERCARFRCVVALAGPQGELTLSDGSCDGIIAEALSGGGGFGYDPIFIVSDLGLTMAELPPDLKNRVSHRAQALGKIKPLLRRLYLAAA
- a CDS encoding ribonuclease PH is translated as MKGEPVRSDGRKVDEIRPIKINRGYLRHAEGSLLIEVGETRVLCTATVEEKVPQFLRATGQGWVTAEYGMLPRATTTRTPRESATGRASGRTFEIQRLIGRSLRAVIDLTRLGERTVLVDCDVIQADGGTRTTAITGAFVAMADALARLQENGQLKGPLLKDFVAGVSVGYVDGELLLDLNYPEDSMADVDMNVVMTGSGRFVEVQGTAEEIPFDKAQLDEMLGLATRGIDRFVDLQRGLLGTEINGLKM